One window of the Salvelinus fontinalis isolate EN_2023a chromosome 2, ASM2944872v1, whole genome shotgun sequence genome contains the following:
- the LOC129827577 gene encoding protein TANC2-like isoform X1, with amino-acid sequence MFRNSLKMLLGGKTNRKNRNSGGSSTEGDGLFEGDYGGPPLPVTEGMQHIRIMEGVSRSLPSSPLLSHQALNMRLQPTKRLPGEESQELGPPPSVDEAANTLMTRLGFLLGDKMNEGQPGSQYDMDDHDSQGMMSVNQRISPCSSLASSTASPPASSPCSTLPPGGAPGNHASGDCAYGSITSPTSTLESRDSGIIATLTSYSENADRGGGKHGDGSRGSLKLWQTQKCSGTDSFLYRVDENMAASTYSLNKIPERSLETAHSSHSAHSIPLYLMPRPNSVAATSSAHLEDLAYLDEQRHTPLRTSLRMPRQNSGSGRSGHDLRASAYSHAWQSNSLRFAPYRPPDIALKPLLFEVPSLTADSLFTGREWLFQEVDARFHGDDSAANRGVVIVGNVGFGKTAIISRLVALSCHGNRMRQIASDSPHASPKHGETLPLTQPQHSHGTLGGSCPGTPEMRRRQEEALRRLASQVVAYHYCQADNAYTCLVPEFVHNVAALLCRAPQLMAYREQLLREPHLQSTLSLRSCVQDPLNAFRRGVLEPLDILHKERKIACEEDLIILVDGLNEAEFHKPDYGDTITSFLCKTMERFPPWLKLVVTVRTSLQEITHPLPFHRISLDRLEENDAIDQDLQGYLLQRIQGSAEIQSNVSLNGRLDNAAFAKLSTHLKALSRGSYLYLKLTLDLIEKGYLVLKSSSFKVVPVSLAEVYLLQLNMRFPTQSSFDRALPLLNVAVASLHPLTDEQAYGAVNAGAVRGPALDWEDFQGRLELLSPFLVRRRDGTRMFTHPSFREWLIWREDGEKTKFLCDPRSGHTLLAFWFSRQEGKLNRQQTIELGHHILKAHIFKGLSKKVGVSSSVLQGLWVSYSTEGLSTALASLRNLYTPNIKVSRLLVLGGANVNYRSEVLNNAPLLCVHAHLGYAETAGLLLENGAHVDGESDSGLTPLGYAAAAGHLSIVTALCACKAKVDHLDRNGQCALVHAALRGHLQVVKFLMQSDWNPDGQPQGAFTKSHAVQQALIAGASMGYTEIASYLLDLPEKDEEEEERAQINNFDTLWGETALTAAAGRGKLDVCRLLLEQGAAVGQPNRRGIVPLFSAVRQGHWQIVDLLLNHGADVNMADKQGRTPLMMASSEGHLGTAEFLLAQGASLALMDKEGLTALSWACLKGHMPLVRCLVERGAATAHADKSGRTPLDLAAFYGDSEVVQYLVDHGAMIEHVDYSGMRPLDRAVGCRNTSVVVALLKKGAKMGYQTLPSRPRGPATWAMATSKPDIMIVLLSKLIEEGDGFYKKGKVKEAAQRYQYALKKFPREGFSEDLKTFRELKVSLLLNLSRCRRKMNDFGMAEEFATKALELKSKSYEAFYARARAKRSSRQFHAALEDLNEATLLCPNNREIQRLLQRVEEECLQFEEQQELDPPPSPPREQAAPTPQSLEPRLEDMQPVQDLFEEDEDYLERLPMGMTPEPRSSPSGLPLIQSLPPSPCHRNSPYLSGGPSMVQSFELPPSPPSMSSPTRQGYQSTSPSLSPTHQSSHYRPSPPHTSPVHQASATPYNFSPPPSPLRRGPQYRASPTSESGGGLYRPQSASARYQSEQIPGRPKSPLSKMSSQRSFQLLSQQQPPQQGQWLQPAKAQIVRTNQPSSAVHSSAVLGTSAYSQMAHSMSTRLPPDLAELGDGVNIYPSALEGRPTLQVQASLSAGALYQHGGIQMVPMEDELPQRPSSAYRPGGLRYGQAPQISRSQSAAYYPVSPQMEMELEMEHQAALGSPENPHGLRRPVSATSAEPKPHAPTPRPLMHSQSVGLRFSPSNTSLGGVSAANLAPGFRGSTSAQQMEIPLQLSYEDGSVYCDDLSPVSPPQGSDIRVVGGTYPDKALRSRNTPFMGVVDKTARTHQYLPPQPQTIGRSWAISSLDTVVTSSATSPGNIGPQHGYSQQPSLGHIAYYNRTNNAHNGHLLDDDYYKPPANSSRDGRADGMGRVSQAPTYPDVKVARTLPVAQAYQDSEYMQHSRDRQGPTSPIKPKRPFVESNV; translated from the exons gtgAGGAGAGCCAGGAGCTGGGCCCCCCTCCCTCTGTGGACGAGGCAGCCAACACCCTGATGACGCGCCTGGGCTTCCTACTGGGAGACAAGATGAACGAGGGACAGCCGGGCTCACAGTACGACATGGACGACCACGACAGCCAG GGCATGATGTCAGTGAACCAGCGGATCAGCCCCTGCTCCAGCCTGGCCAGCAGTACAGCCTCCCCCCCTGCAAGCAGCCCCTGCTCCACGCTGCCCCCAGGAGGGGCCCCCGGGAACCACGCTTCCGGAGACTGCGCCTATGGTTCCATCACCAGCCCCACCTCCACTCTGGAGAGCAGGGACAGCGGCATCATCG CCACACTGACCAGCTACTCTGAGAATGCTGACCGGGGTGGGGGGAAGCACGGGGACGGCTCGCGGGGTAGCCTGAAGCTGTGGCAGACCCAGAAGTGTTCGGGCACAGACTCGTTCCTGTACCGCGTGGATGAGAACATGGCTGCCTCCACCTACAGCCTGAACAAGATCCCAGAGAGGAGCCTGGAGACGGCCCACTCCTCCCATTCTGCCCACTCCATCCCCCTCTACCTCATGCCCCGGCCCAACTCTGTGGCAG ccaCGAGTTCGGCCCACCTGGAGGACCTGGCCTACCTGGATGAGCAGAGACACACTCCCCTGAGGACCTCCCTCAGGATGCCCCGTCAGAACTCTGGGTCCGGGCGCTCCGGACACGACCTCAGAG CTTCTGCTTACAGCCATGCCTGGCAATCTAACTCAC tacgcTTTGCCCCCTACCGCCCCCCGGATATCGCCCTCAAGCCCCTTCTGTTCGAGGTGCCCAGCCTGACAGCTGATTCGCTCTTCACCGGGAGGGAGTGGCTCTTCCAGGAAGTGGACGCCCGTTTTCACGGCGACGACTCGGCAGCCAATCGAGGTGTGGTTATCGTGGGAAACGTGGGCTTCGGCAAGACTGCCATCATCTCCCGCCTGGTGGCACTCAGCTGCCACGGCAACCGCATGAGGCAGATCGCCTCGGACAGCCCCCACGCATCGCCCAAAC atgGGGAGACCCTGCCCCTCACCCAGCCCCAGCACTCCCATGGCACCCTGGGGGGCAGCTGCCCTGGCACGCCCGAGATGAGGAGACGCCAGGAGGAGGCTTTACGGCGGCTTGCCTCACAG GTGGTGGCATACCACTACTGCCAGGCGGACAACGCCTACACGTGCCTGGTGCCAGAGTTTGTCCACAACGTGGCGGCTCTGCTGTGTCGGGCACCCCAGCTCATGGCCTACAGGGAGCAGCTGCTGCGGGAGCCCCACCTGCAGAGCACCCTCAGTCTGCGCTCCTGTGTCCAGGACCCCCTCAATGCCTTCAGGAGGGGTGTGCTGGAGCCCCTCGACATCCTGCACAAAG AGAGGAAGATAGCATGTGAGGAGGACCTGATCATTCTGGTAGATGGGCTGAATGAGGCAGAGTTCCACAAGCCGGACTACGGCGACACCATCACCTCCTTCCTGTGTAAGACCATGGAACGCTTTCCTCCCTGGCTCAAACTGGTGGTCACCGTCAGGACCTCCCTACAGGAGATCACACATCCCCTCCCGTTCCACCGTATCTCTCTTGACCGCCTGGAGGAGAATGATGCCATAGACCAGGACCTGCAG GGCTACCTGCTGCAGAGGATCCAGGGCAGTGCTGAGATCCAGAGCAACGTGTCTCTCAACGGGCGTCTGGACAACGCAGCCTTCGCCAAGCTGAGCACCCACCTCAAGGCCCTGAGCCGCGGCTCCTACCTCTACCTGAAGCTGACGCTGGACCTCATCGAGAAGGGCTATCtggtgctcaagagctccagcTTCAAG gtggTGCCGGTGAGCCTGGCTGAGGTGTACCTCCTGCAGCTCAACATGCGTTTCCCCACCCAGTCGTCCTTCGATCGTGCCCTCCCCCTGCTCAACGTGGCCGTggcctccctccaccccctcacgGACGAGCAGGCGTACGGGGCAGTGAACGCTGGCGCCGTGCGAGGCCCTGCCCTGGATTGGGAAGACTTCCAGGGGAGACTGGAGCTGCTATCGCCCTTCCTGGTGCGGAGGAGGGACGGAACACGGATGTTCACACACCCCTCCTTCAGGGAGTGGCTCATCTGGAGGGAGGACGGGGAGAAGACCAAGTTCCTCTGTGACCCGAG gagTGGCCACACTCTCCTGGCCTTCTGGTTCTCACGTCAGGAGGGCAAACTGAACCGGCAGCAGACCATAGAGCTGGGCCACCACATCCTTAAAGCACACATCTTCAAG GGCCTGAGTAAGAAGGTTGGGGTCTCCTCATCAGTCCTGCAGGGGCTGTGGGTCTCTTACAGCACAGAGGGGCTCTCCACTGCTCTGGCCTCACTGAGGAACCTTTACACACCCAACATCAAG GTGAGCCGTTTGTTGGTCCTAGGCGGAGCCAACGTTAACTACCGTTCTGAGGTTCTGAACAACGCCCCATTGCTGTGTGTCCACGCCCACCTGGGCTACGCGGAGACAGCCGGCCTGCTGCTGGAGAACGGAGCACACGTAGACGGGGAGTCGGACAGCGGCCTCACCCCGCTGGGCTACGCCGCCGCCGCTGGACACCTGTCCATCGTCACTGCGCTCTGCGCCTGCAAGGCCAAG gTGGACCACCTTGACAGGAACGGTCAGTGTGCACTGGTGCACGCTGCACTGCGAGGACACCTGCAGGTGGTCAAGTTCCTGATGCAGAGTGACTGGAACCCTGACGGACAGCCCCAAGGAGCCTTCACCAAGAGTCACGCTGTCCAGCAGGCCCTTATAGCAGGGGCCAGCATGGGATACACAGAG ATCGCCTCTTACCTATTGGACCTGCCagagaaggatgaggaggaggaggagcgagCACAGATCAACAACTTTGACACACTCTGGGGAGAGACTG CTCTGACTGCAGCAGCAGGCAGGGGGAAGCTGGATGTGTGCAGGCTGCTGTTGGAACAAGGGGCAGCGGTGGGACAGCCTAACCGCCGGGGCATCGTGCCTCTCTTCAGCGCTGTGCGCCAGGGACATTGGCAG ATAGTGGACCTGCTGTTGAACCATGGAGCTGACGTCAACATGGCAGACAAGCAGGGCCGCACGCCCCTCATGATGGCCTCCTCAGAGGGCCACCTCGGCACAGCAGAGTTCCTACTGGCACAAG GTGCGTCTCTGGCCCTGATGGACAAGGAGGGCCTGACTGCTCTGAGCTGGGCGTGTCTGAAGGGCCACATGCCATTGGTGCGCTGCCTGGTTGAGAGGGGCGCGGCCACCGCCCACGCCGATAAAAGTGGACGCACCCCCCTGGACCTGGCCGCTTTCTACGGAGACTCAGAAGTG GTGCAGTATCTGGTGGACCACGGGGCGATGATAGAGCATGTGGACTACAGTGGGATGCGACCTCTGGACCGGGCCGTGGGCTGCAGGAACACCTCTGTGGTGGTGGCTCTGCTCAAGAAGGGAGCCAAGATGG GATATCAGACTCTTCCCAGTCGACCCCGAG GTCCGGCCACCTGGGCCATGGCCACCTCCAAACCCGACATCATGATCGTCCTGCTCAGCAAGCTGATAGAGGAAGGAGATGGCTTCTACAAG AAAGGTAAAGTGAAGGAGGCGGCCCAGCGGTACCAGTACGCCTTAAAGAAGTTCCCCCGCGAGGGCTTCAGCGAAGACCTCAAGACCTTCAGAGAGCTCAAGGTGTCCCTCCTCCTCAACCTGTCCCGCTGCCGGAGGAAAATGAAT GACTTTGGGATGGCTGAGGAGTTTGCTACCAAGGCGCTAGAGTTGAAATCCAAATCGTACGAGGCCTTTTACGCCAGAGCCCGCGCCAAGCGCAGCAGCAG GCAGTTCCACGCAGCCCTGGAGGACCTGAATGAGGCCACCCTCCTTTGCCCCAACAACCGGGAGATCCAGCGCCTGCtgcagagggtggaggaggagtgtCTTCAGTTCGAGGAGCAACAGGAGCTGGACCCTCCCCCATCCCCTCCCAGAGAGCAGGCCGCGCCCACTCCCCAGTCCCTGGAGCCCCGCCTGGAGGACATGCAGCCAGTGCAGGACCTATTTGAAGAGGACGAGGACTACCTGGAGCGCCTCCCCATGGGCATGACTCCCGAGCCCCGCTCAAGCCCCTCTGGCCTGCCCCTCATCCAGAGCCTGCCCCCCTCTCCGTGCCACCGCAACTCGCCCTACCTCTCCGGAGGCCCCTCCATGGTCCAGTCTTTTGAGCTGCCCCCCAGCCCCCCTTCCATGTCCTCCCCCACGCGCCAAGGCTACCAATCCACCTCTCCGTCACTTTCCCCGACGCACCAGAGCTCCCACTACCGGCCCAGCCCTCCGCACACCTCCCCAGTACACCAGGCTTCCGCTACGCCGTACAACTTCAGCCCACCACCTTCACCTCTCCGCCGGGGGCCTCAGTACCGCGCCAGCCCCACCTCAGAGAGCGGAGGAGGTTTGTACCGGCCACAGTCTGCCTCAGCCCGCTACCAGTCGGAGCAGATACCCGGCCGGCCCAAGTCTCCGCTGTCTAAGATGAGCAGCCAGCGCTCCTTCCAGCTGCTCTCCCAGCAGCAGCCTCCCCAGCAGGGCCAGTGGCTGCAGCCTGCCAAGGCCCAGATCGTACGCACCAACCAGCCCAGCTCTGCTGTGCACTCCAGTGCTGTGCTGGGCACCAGTGCCTACAGCCAGATGGCCCACTCCATGAGCACCCGCCTTCCCCCCGACCTGGCCGAGCTGGGGGACGGTGTGAATATATACCCCAGTGCCCTGGAAGGGAGGCCCACGCTGCAGGTGCAGGCCAGCCTCAGTGCAGGAGCACTGTACCAACATGGTGGGATCCAGATGGTCCCAATGGAGGACGAGCTGCCCCAGCGGCCCTCCTCAGCTTACCGGCCTGGAGGTCTGCGCTACGGCCAGGCCCCCCAGATCAGCCGCAGCCAGTCGGCAGCGTACTACCCTGTCTCACCTCAAATGGAGATGGAGTTAGAGATGGAGCACCAGGCGGCGCTGGGATCACCGGAGAACCCCCACGGCCTGCGCCGACCTGTCAGTGCCACCAGCGCAGAGCCAAAGCCACACGCACCCACTCCCCGGCCCCTCATGCACTCCCAGAGTGTAGGCCTCCGCTTCTCCCCCTCCAACACAAGCCTGGGTGGGGTCTCTGCAGCTAATCTAGCCCCAGGCTTCCGGGGCTCCACCTCGGCCCAGCAGATGGAAATCCCTCTACAGCTGTCCTACGAGGATGGTAGCGTCTACTGCGACGACCTCTCGCCTGTGTCTCCTCCGCAGGGCAGCGACATAAGGGTGGTGGGAGGGACATATCCAGACAAGGCGCTCCGCTCCAGAAACACACCTTTCATGGGCGTTGTCGACAAGACGGCGCGGACTCACCAGTACCTGCCACCGCAACCGCAGACAATAGGGCGCTCCTGGGCCATCTCTTCCCTGGACACGGTGGTGACAAGCTCCGCCACGTCTCCAGGGAACATTGGCCCTCAGCATGGCTACAGCCAACAGCCCAGCCTTGGACACATCGCCTACTACAACCGCACCAACAATGCCCACAACGGACACCTCCTGGACGATGACTACTACAAGCCGCCAGCTAACAGCTCACGGGACGGCAGGGCAGACGGCATGGGCCGCGTGAGCCAGGCGCCCACCTACCCAGACGTCAAGGTGGCCCGGACGCTGCCTGTGGCCCAGGCCTACCAGGACAGCGAGTACATGCAGCACTCCAGGGACAGGCAGGGCCCCACGTCCCCTATCAAACCAAAGAGACCTTTTGTGGAGTCAAACGTgtag